AAATTAGAAATGGTGTATGTAATGTTAACTGTTAACATCAAATCAAACGATTTCATGAACATAGTTGGAACAACGTCATGAATATCACTCCCCTGAAATACAAAGGAATAAATGTGATTCATAAAGATAACGTCAAAAAACAGTAAACAAAATAGAATAGCACAAGTAGGAGTTAATGGGAATATCAAAATGATTTAAAAATGGAGTTAAATGGAAGATTAAAATGACAAAAACCAGTACATGAAAAAAATTATatccaaattaaaatatcaaaatacgaATACAATTATCTAAACGGGTTATCTCGTTATCAATCAATAACATCTCGAAAgggatgtgttgatgtgcataaggtatatctttATGTacggtgcataaatactcaaaAATGGGTTAGTTCAGCATTTGAAAGAAAAAGCCATGGCCATGGAGGGTTTTTGtttgcatatccgaaaacaccaaacactacaaaatgggtgttttcggatatgcatctccgaaataattaaaaatgtgaaaatggatggtttcgaaaatgcatctccaaaatctaagagtgtgtttggatgaggcaaTTAGAAATTtttaaggaatttaaaattctaagtaattcaaatgattcaattgaaaaatcattcaattttaaattcttttgtttggatggaatattaaaatgattcattgttgaatttttggatcattttcatcaattttaaaacttttgggccaaatttaaaatatgaaaaatagggactaattttcaatttatgaaaatattaaGGGACCATTTTGTAAATTTAGAAAATTATTAGAGACTTATTTGcaattttatgagaatttttggtataaatttataattttaataaaatataaggattattttgcaaatttagaaaaattaataataaacaatttaacaaTCAAGTTATGgagcaatttcaaattctttaccttttggtgtcatttgaaattctttaaatttaacttgaataaaatacttcataaatttatatcattttaacaattcttcatatttttcaTCCAAACAATAGATTTTGATCAAATCATTTTTAATTACCTCGAAAAATTATTTttcctcattaaaatgcttcatccaaacacactctaagagtgtgtttggatgaggtaattagaaattttaaagcaatttgaaattcaaagcaattcaaatgattcaatttaaatccattcattttaaaattattttgtttgaatgGAGTATTAAGAgaattcattgttaaatttttggtgtcattttttataaaatttaaatttttggaccaaattaaaaaataaaaaagtaaggactaatttgcaatttttaaaaatttgaaggaccaaattgtaatttttaaaaattattaaggaccaatttgcaatttttgaaaatttttggagtaaattttataattttgaaaaatatgaggactaatttgtaaaatttgaagaaataataataacaaatacattttatggaacatgagaggaatttcaaattctttggtttttggtgtcatttcaaaatgattaaatttaacttagatgaaatactctataaatttccatcattttaataattcttcatttttgtatccaaacaatggattttggtcaaatcattttaaattccctcaaaaaaattactttccctcattaaaatgctccatccaaacacactctaaaggtattttagaattttcaacGGCAATTTTTAACCTATGAGGTCTATAAtgtgaaatttgaattttaaggTGATACTATAAAACGTTTGCATTTCGCAAGTGAAtgaaaaatgaaggaaaaaaacATCTTAAAAAAAACATTCAACCTTATTTTTTTCCGAGCGTTTGTCCCAAATCTCAAATATAAAAACACTGATTAAAAATTCAAACGAGAAAAGGAATAAACCAGACATTCTAAGCTTGACACTAGTTCATATTCTTCTCCTTGCACTGAAATTTCAAAATGTCAATGGCAAACGAATCCAGTTGGGTAGGAAGAAAAGCCGTGAAGCGAATCGGTGGAATGTCCGACGCTCTATCAATTGCCGCCGATCTCGGCTTCCCCGTCTCATCACCATcactttcatcttcatcttcatcttcccccCATGATCCGCCTCAGAGTTCCTCCCCAACAACCGCCGAAAAGGGTGAAGacttaattagggttttgagagaATTAACTTCCGTTCAAAAGAAAATTGCTGATCTGCAAGTTGAACTTCAGGGACGAAAGGTgaaaattgcatttttattttttggatCTGGATTTACACATTGctgtttttcttttgatttgattaatgattattatatatctgtttttatgtttttaggaTGATAAAAATGTTGCACATTTGACACATGCGAGTGAAATGAAAAAGAAGATTGAAACCCTGGCAAGGATTACTACTATTCTTAAAGATGTTATTCATAATAAGGTAACATTCACCTAAAATATTGTCTCATTTTATGTTTAATTAGTTCTTAATTTTCATTTTAGTGAGCCATTCAATATTCCTATATACTTTCAAACATCCTTTTATTTCTATAATTTGGCAGGATCGGATAATTGCTCGTCTGCAACAACCGTATTCCCTGGATTGCATTCCCGTTGAAGCAGAATTTCAGGTTGGTGAACATGATCTGTTGTTGAAATAACCTACTTCAACTAGGAAAAGGCACATAAGTTTGTTGATTTCATGTACACTTGACTGGGTGATACTTTTGTTGTGTTTGTGGGATAACACTTTGGTACACATTTTTGCTATATGTTGTATTTAGTTCTTGATCTTACTTGATCTAGTCCTATGTTATTAAACTCGACTGTTCTGGACGCTATGTAAGGCATATTGTAATGCTTGCTTCATATATTTTTCTAATATTTGCAGAAAGATTTCTCTGAACTACTGATGAAGGCGGCTAGTGATTATGGTGCCTTGACAGCATCAGTGGCAGATTTTCAATGGAGTCAGAATTTTAAGGAACCTCCTTCAGTTTGGGGGGTATGCTTCTACAATCATTTTTATTGTTActtgatattgatatttggacTTTCTGTTTCCATTATAACACAAACTGATTTGCATTCTTGGACCCTAGTTTTCACCTTGCGGATCCCTTGCACGTATAGATTGTTAAGCATTGTGCCGCGTTTCTGTGTGTATTTAAAGGCAACAAAGTGCATACAGGCACTACTTTGAGAACATCTCTTTGTAGAATACAATGGACATAGTTCTGTGTTTTTGACTTGCATTTGAAACGAAATTCCATTTACTTTTTTAACAGGAGATGCTACGACCTATTCCTGTAGCGTTGGCATCTTGCACTCGATACTTCGAAGCCATGTCAGCCAAAAGAGAGTCATTCTCAGCACTTCAAAAAATGAGAGTGGGACAGTTTGATTCCACGGTGCTTAGGACGCCGGCCAGAGATCCTTCCCAAAGACTGCCAGGAGTATCTGATTCTCTAACTTCACTTCCATCAGAATAATGGTACACGACAAAGGACCCTGTCTTACCCTCACTCAGTTCAAGGAGAGTGTTACTTAATCCAAGATCCGTCTATCTTTTGTGTGATATATCATACTTC
This DNA window, taken from Vicia villosa cultivar HV-30 ecotype Madison, WI unplaced genomic scaffold, Vvil1.0 ctg.000799F_1_1, whole genome shotgun sequence, encodes the following:
- the LOC131631266 gene encoding AUGMIN subunit 2-like, translated to MSMANESSWVGRKAVKRIGGMSDALSIAADLGFPVSSPSLSSSSSSSPHDPPQSSSPTTAEKGEDLIRVLRELTSVQKKIADLQVELQGRKDDKNVAHLTHASEMKKKIETLARITTILKDVIHNKDRIIARLQQPYSLDCIPVEAEFQKDFSELLMKAASDYGALTASVADFQWSQNFKEPPSVWGEMLRPIPVALASCTRYFEAMSAKRESFSALQKMRVGQFDSTVLRTPARDPSQRLPGVSDSLTSLPSE